A DNA window from Trichomycterus rosablanca isolate fTriRos1 chromosome 9, fTriRos1.hap1, whole genome shotgun sequence contains the following coding sequences:
- the si:dkey-239i20.4 gene encoding si:dkey-239i20.4 isoform X1, with translation MAQRVAIIGGGSSGLSCIKCCLVEGLEPVCFESSDDIGGLWKFKETLEAEQSSMYRSLVVNTSKEMMCYSDFPMPEHYPNYMHHSKLLQYLRLYAEHFDLLKYIRFQTKVLSVTQRHDFSCSGQWDVVTKNRDGHEETLVFDAVLVCSGHFTHPFTPLSAFPGIDTFSGKCYHSWEYKDPHPFVGKKVVVIGIGNSGGDIAVEISRVAEKTFLSTRKGAWVVGRLAKNGLPLDTMMVTRSNALLLQLFPRALLNWAVERSYNQKYNHRLYSLQPRHRILDQRPVINDDLPGRILQGALEVKPNIREFQGSTVVFDNDAVEKGIDAVVFCTGYMATFPFLSSSMNNELHNELSLFRRVFPPFLEHPTMAFIGLLNASGPIMPLVEMQARWACRVFAGLNHLPPAAKMLKITEKDWKANKQRYSCPKKAALEVDYIPYMDSIAQEIGVHPSLSWLLLTDPVLGLNVFFGPCTPYQFRLCGPGQWSGARQAILTQWKRVTKPLMTRPIPGPESSGLTYWLSLTGGVILLVAVIALHRRKEIFINNQISRLTFV, from the exons GAGACACTAGAGGCTGAGCAGTCCAGCATGTACCGCTCACTGGTCGTGAACACGTCAAAAGAAATGATGTGCTACAGTGACTTTCCCATGCCAGAACACTACCCAAACTACATGCACCACTCCAAGTTGCTGCAGTATTTAAGACTATATGCTGAACACTTTGATCTACTCAAGTATATTCGCTTTCAG acCAAAGTGCTCAGTGTGACACAAAGGCATGACTTCTCTTGCTCGGGTCAGTGGGACGTTGTAACTAAAAACAGAGATGGACATGAAGAAACTCTGGTGTTTGATGCTGTTCTAGTGTGTTCGGGCCACTTCACACACCCTTTTACACCACTCTCAGCATTTCCTG GAATAGACACATTTTCAGGGAAGTGCTACCACAGTTGGGAGTATAAAGATCCACATCCGTTTGTTGGGAAGAAGGTGGTGGTTATTGGGATTGGAAACTCTGGAGGTGATATTGCTGTAGAGATCAGTAGAGTTGCAGAGAAA ACTTTCCTGAGCACACGTAAAGGAGCATGGGTTGTAGGCCGTTTGGCCAAGAATGGCCTACCTTTGGATACAATGATGGTGACACGTTCGAATGCCCTGCTGCTTCAGCTGTTTCCTCGAGCTCTTCTAAACTGGGCAGTAGAGAGATCCTACAACCAGAAATATAACCACAGACTCTACAGCCTGCAGCCCAGACACAG GATACTTGATCAACGGCCCGTCATTAATGATGACCTTCCAGGACGCATTCTGCAGGGGGCACTGGAGGTGAAGCCAAACATCAGAGAGTTTCAAGGCTCAACTGTTGTTTTTGATAATGACGCTGTAGAAAAGGGAATTGATGCAGTTGTCTTTTGTACTGGATACATGGCAACCTTTCCATTCTTATCATCTTCCATGAATAATGAGCTTCATAATGAACTGAGTCTTTTCAGGAGAGTTTTCCCTCCGTTCCTAGAACACCCTACAATGGCCTTTATAGGGCTGCTTAATGCTTCAGGACCCATAATGCCTCTGGTGGAAATGCAAGCAAGATGGGCCTGCCGAGTCTTTGCAG GTTTGAATCATCTTCCCCCTGCAGCAAAAATGCTCAAAATCACTGAGAAAGACTGGAAGGCAAACAAACAAAG ATACTCTTGTCCAAAGAAAGCTGCACTTGAGGTGGATTACATCCCCTACATGGATTCCATTGCGCAGGAAATAGGTGTACACCCGAGCCTCTCGTGGTTGCTCCTGACTGACCCTGTTTTGGGCTTAAATGTTTTCTTTGGTCCATGCACACCATACCAGTTTCGGCTGTGTGGGCCAGGCCAGTGGAGTGGAGCGCGCCAGGCCATCCTTACCCAGTGGAAGCGTGTGACCAAGCCACTAATGACGCGTCCTATTCCAGGGCCTGAATCTTCTGGCCTAACTTACTGGCTTAGTTTGACAGGAGGGGTTATTCTGCTTGTTGCTGTCATTGCACTGCACAGAAGAAAAGAAATCTTTATTAACAATCAAATTTCAAGGCTGACATTTGTGTGA
- the si:dkey-239i20.4 gene encoding si:dkey-239i20.4 isoform X2, producing the protein MAQRVAIIGGGSSGLSCIKCCLVEGLEPVCFESSDDIGGLWKFKETLEAEQSSMYRSLVVNTSKEMMCYSDFPMPEHYPNYMHHSKLLQYLRLYAEHFDLLKYIRFQTKVLSVTQRHDFSCSGQWDVVTKNRDGHEETLVFDAVLVCSGHFTHPFTPLSAFPGIDTFSGKCYHSWEYKDPHPFVGKKVVVIGIGNSGGDIAVEISRVAEKTFLSTRKGAWVVGRLAKNGLPLDTMMVTRSNALLLQLFPRALLNWAVERSYNQKYNHRLYSLQPRHRILDQRPVINDDLPGRILQGALEVKPNIREFQGSTVVFDNDAVEKGIDAVVFCTGYMATFPFLSSSMNNELHNELSLFRRVFPPFLEHPTMAFIGLLNASGPIMPLVEMQARWACRVFAGLNHLPPAAKMLKITEKDWKANKQSRIQLPDCITLPLY; encoded by the exons GAGACACTAGAGGCTGAGCAGTCCAGCATGTACCGCTCACTGGTCGTGAACACGTCAAAAGAAATGATGTGCTACAGTGACTTTCCCATGCCAGAACACTACCCAAACTACATGCACCACTCCAAGTTGCTGCAGTATTTAAGACTATATGCTGAACACTTTGATCTACTCAAGTATATTCGCTTTCAG acCAAAGTGCTCAGTGTGACACAAAGGCATGACTTCTCTTGCTCGGGTCAGTGGGACGTTGTAACTAAAAACAGAGATGGACATGAAGAAACTCTGGTGTTTGATGCTGTTCTAGTGTGTTCGGGCCACTTCACACACCCTTTTACACCACTCTCAGCATTTCCTG GAATAGACACATTTTCAGGGAAGTGCTACCACAGTTGGGAGTATAAAGATCCACATCCGTTTGTTGGGAAGAAGGTGGTGGTTATTGGGATTGGAAACTCTGGAGGTGATATTGCTGTAGAGATCAGTAGAGTTGCAGAGAAA ACTTTCCTGAGCACACGTAAAGGAGCATGGGTTGTAGGCCGTTTGGCCAAGAATGGCCTACCTTTGGATACAATGATGGTGACACGTTCGAATGCCCTGCTGCTTCAGCTGTTTCCTCGAGCTCTTCTAAACTGGGCAGTAGAGAGATCCTACAACCAGAAATATAACCACAGACTCTACAGCCTGCAGCCCAGACACAG GATACTTGATCAACGGCCCGTCATTAATGATGACCTTCCAGGACGCATTCTGCAGGGGGCACTGGAGGTGAAGCCAAACATCAGAGAGTTTCAAGGCTCAACTGTTGTTTTTGATAATGACGCTGTAGAAAAGGGAATTGATGCAGTTGTCTTTTGTACTGGATACATGGCAACCTTTCCATTCTTATCATCTTCCATGAATAATGAGCTTCATAATGAACTGAGTCTTTTCAGGAGAGTTTTCCCTCCGTTCCTAGAACACCCTACAATGGCCTTTATAGGGCTGCTTAATGCTTCAGGACCCATAATGCCTCTGGTGGAAATGCAAGCAAGATGGGCCTGCCGAGTCTTTGCAG GTTTGAATCATCTTCCCCCTGCAGCAAAAATGCTCAAAATCACTGAGAAAGACTGGAAGGCAAACAAACAAAG tcgtatccaattacctgattgcattacacttcctctctactga